The following coding sequences are from one Loxodonta africana isolate mLoxAfr1 chromosome 18, mLoxAfr1.hap2, whole genome shotgun sequence window:
- the CBX4 gene encoding E3 SUMO-protein ligase CBX4 isoform X2 — MELPAVGEHVFAVESIEKKRIRKGRVEYLVKWRGWSPKERQEQLMGYRKRGPKPKPLVVQVPTFARRSNVLTGLQDSSADNRAKLELGAQGKGQAHQYELNSKKHHQYQPHSKERAGKPPPPGKSGKYYYQLNSKKHHPYQPDPKMYDLQYQGGHKEAPSPTCPDLGAKGHPTDKWAHGAGAKGYLGAVKPLAGSAGAPGKGAEKGPPNGMTPTPKEAVTGNGIGGKMKIVKNKNKNGRIVIVMSKYMENGMQAVKIKSGEAAEGEARSPSHKKRPAEERHPPADRTFKKASGAEEKKADAPSKRREEEPPGAGDPQPQDAASRKLSPAKEAFGEQPLQLTTKPDLLAWDPARSTHPLPHHHHHHHHHAVGLNLSHARKRCLSETHGEREPCKKRLTARSISTPTCLGGSPAAERPADGPPAAAAALPQPEVILLDSDLDEPIDLRCIKTRGEAGEPPSSRQVKPEALAAAAVAVAAVPATAAEKPPAEAQDEPEEPLAEFKPFFGNIIITDVTANCLTVTFKEYVTV, encoded by the exons GGAACGGcaggagcagctgatgggatATCGGAAGAGAGGCCCGAAGCCCAAGCCGCTGGTGGTGCAG GTACCTACCTTTGCCCGTCGCTCCAATGTGCTGACTGGACTCCAGGACTCCTCCGCTGACAATCGAGCCAAGCTGGAGCTGGGTGCGCAGGGCAAGGGCCAGGCGCACCAGTACGAGCTCAACAGCAAGAAGCACCACCAGTACCAGCCGCACAGCAAGGAGCGGGCCGGCAAGCCCCCGCCGCCGGGCAAGAGCGGCAAGTACTACTACCAGCTCAACAGCAAGAAGCACCACCCCTACCAGCCGGACCCCAAGATGTACGACCTGCAGTACCAAGGCGGCCACAAGGAGGCGCCTAGCCCCACCTGCCCGGACCTGGGCGCCAAGGGCCACCCAACCGACAAGTGGGCCCACGGCGCGGGGGCCAAGGGCTACCTGGGAGCGGTGAAGCCCCTAGCTGGGTCGGCAGGAGCTCCAGGCAAGGGCGCCGAGAAGGGCCCGCCCAACGGCATGACGCCGACCCCCAAGGAAGCGGTGACGGGCAACGGGATTGGGGGCAAGATGAAGATCGTCAAGAACAAGAATAAGAACGGCCGCATCGTGATCGTGATGAGCAAATACATGGAGAACGGCATGCAGGCGGTGAAGATCAAGTCCGGCGAGGCGGCCGAGGGCGAGGCGCGCTCCCCCAGCCACAAGAAGCGCCCGGCCGAGGAGCGTCACCCCCCGGCCGACAGGACTTTCAAAAAGGCATCGGGCGCCGAGGAGAAGAAGGCGGACGCGCCCTCcaagaggagggaggaggagccGCCGGGGGCCGGAGACCCGCAACCCCAGGACGCCGCCTCCCGCAAGCTTTCCCCGGCCAAGGAGGCCTTCGGCGAGCAGCCCCTGCAGCTCACCACCAAGCCCGACCTGCTGGCCTGGGACCCGGCTCGGAGCACGCACCcgctcccccaccaccaccaccatcaccaccaccacgcCGTCGGCCTCAACCTCTCCCACGCGCGCAAGCGCTGCCTCTCGGAGACCCACGGGGAGCGCGAGCCTTGCAAGAAGCGCTTGACGGCGCGCAGCATCAGCACCCCCACCTGCCTGGGGGGCAGCCCGGCCGCCGAGCGCCCCGCCGACGGGCCGCCGGCTGCCGCCGCCGCCCTCCCACAGCCTGAGGTCATCCTGCTGGACTCGGACCTGGACGAGCCCATAGACTTGCGCTGCATCAAGACGCGGGGCGAGGCCGGGGAACCGCCCAGCTCCCGCCAGGTGAAGCCCGAGGCgctggcggcggcggcggtggcggtgGCCGCGGTGCCGGCGACAGCGGCGGAGAAGCCTCCTGCAGAGGCCCAGGACGAGCCCGAGGAGCCGCTGGCCGAATTTAAGCCCTTCTTTGGGAATATAATTATCACTGACGTCACCGCGAACTGCCTCACCGTCACGTTCAAGGAGTATGTGACGGTGTAG